A genomic stretch from Flavobacterium sp. KS-LB2 includes:
- the arfB gene encoding alternative ribosome rescue aminoacyl-tRNA hydrolase ArfB gives MEIEKIISELSFKAVRSSGAGGQNVNKVSSKVVLTFDLKNSKALTEDEKFLVKTKLSSRLTTDAVLVLNCDEDRSQFRNKEIVIKRFLELIKNALFIPKERKPTKIPKSVIRKRIKDKKSLSDVKKNRRKPDF, from the coding sequence ATGGAAATCGAAAAAATCATATCCGAATTAAGTTTTAAAGCCGTCCGCAGCAGTGGAGCAGGTGGCCAAAACGTAAATAAAGTTTCCTCGAAAGTGGTGTTAACATTTGATTTGAAAAATTCTAAAGCCTTGACCGAAGATGAAAAATTTTTGGTTAAAACCAAATTATCTTCCAGATTAACTACTGATGCTGTTTTAGTATTGAATTGTGATGAAGACCGAAGCCAGTTTAGAAACAAAGAGATTGTTATCAAGCGTTTTTTAGAGCTTATCAAAAATGCGCTTTTTATTCCCAAAGAACGTAAGCCTACTAAAATTCCAAAATCGGTTATTAGAAAACGAATAAAGGATAAAAAAAGCCTTTCTGATGTCAAGAAAAATCGTAGAAAACCAGATTTTTAA
- a CDS encoding TonB-dependent receptor produces the protein MNFLFYKSGQAPRSKRLASVFRIFSIFLTLHFSLFTFSQVKDTTQVNALDEVLVSAVRVTTKTPVSFSNLGKKEIKFRNLGQDIPILMNYLPSIVTTSDAGNGVGYTGIRVRGSDATRVNVTINGIPYNDSESHGTYWVNMPDFASSVESLQLQRGVGTSTNGAGAFGASLNMLTDNFAKKSTGEISNSFGSFNTRKHTVKFSTGLMNDHFEIAGRLSALNSDGYVDRGASDLKSYFLQGTYVGKTTLIKALVFGGTEKTYQSWNGIDGETLKNDRTFNSAGAFTDEQGNARFYDNETDNYQQDHSQLHWNEKLSENWSTNFAIHYTKGKGYYENYKEDADLADYGLQPVGTVTTTDLIRQKWLDNDFYGTTFSANYKAERLDVIFGGGWNKYEGDHFGKVIWARFASQSELGDKYYDDYAVKTDGNIFAKANYQITEKLSLFGDLQYRTVDYKANGVQANLVEDTFNFFNPKTGLTFDINGNNALYFSYARANREPNRTDYEGGNVKPEKLNDFELGWRFNSAKVQLNTNVYYMVYKDQLILTGNLDDVGAPIRSNSEKSYRLGLEVDATIALTNQLIIRPNFTLSANKNSDLAVEGQNYGTTDIAYSPSIIAGNILVYTPVENLHISWLQKFVGEQYMNNIELPAARLADYFVNDLNVAYTFKPKTIFKEIVLTGLVNNFLDKKYVSNGYMYDVYPYYYPQAGINFLAGLTLKF, from the coding sequence ATGAATTTTTTATTTTACAAAAGCGGCCAAGCGCCAAGGTCTAAGCGCCTAGCAAGTGTATTTCGAATATTTTCTATATTCTTGACGCTTCACTTTTCACTTTTCACTTTTTCACAAGTCAAAGACACTACACAAGTTAATGCGCTTGATGAAGTATTAGTTTCAGCGGTTCGTGTAACCACAAAAACACCAGTCAGCTTCAGCAATTTGGGCAAAAAAGAAATTAAATTCCGAAATTTAGGACAAGATATTCCCATTTTGATGAATTACTTGCCTTCAATTGTTACCACTTCTGATGCTGGTAACGGAGTAGGATATACCGGAATCCGGGTTCGTGGTAGCGATGCCACTCGAGTGAATGTAACCATTAACGGAATTCCGTACAATGACTCTGAAAGTCATGGAACCTATTGGGTTAATATGCCGGATTTTGCATCTTCTGTAGAGAGTTTACAGTTGCAGCGCGGTGTAGGAACTTCTACCAATGGTGCGGGTGCTTTTGGCGCAAGCCTGAACATGCTTACGGATAATTTTGCTAAAAAAAGTACAGGTGAAATCTCGAACTCTTTTGGAAGTTTCAATACTAGAAAACACACGGTAAAATTCAGTACGGGTTTGATGAACGACCATTTTGAAATTGCGGGACGTTTGTCTGCTTTAAATTCTGATGGCTATGTAGATCGTGGTGCTTCTGATTTGAAATCGTATTTTCTGCAAGGAACGTATGTTGGTAAAACTACGTTGATAAAAGCATTGGTTTTTGGTGGAACTGAAAAAACGTACCAATCATGGAACGGAATAGACGGCGAGACATTAAAAAATGACCGAACCTTTAATTCAGCAGGGGCTTTTACAGATGAGCAAGGCAACGCTCGTTTTTATGATAATGAAACCGATAATTACCAGCAAGATCACTCTCAGTTGCATTGGAACGAAAAACTATCAGAAAACTGGAGTACTAACTTTGCAATACACTACACCAAAGGAAAAGGATATTACGAAAACTACAAAGAAGATGCTGATTTAGCAGATTATGGATTGCAACCAGTTGGCACAGTAACAACAACTGATTTGATTCGTCAAAAATGGTTAGATAATGATTTCTACGGAACCACATTTTCTGCTAATTATAAAGCCGAAAGACTAGATGTAATTTTTGGTGGTGGATGGAACAAGTATGAAGGAGACCATTTCGGGAAAGTGATTTGGGCGCGATTTGCATCTCAAAGCGAACTTGGCGATAAATATTATGACGATTATGCCGTTAAAACGGATGGAAATATTTTTGCCAAAGCCAATTACCAAATTACAGAGAAATTAAGTTTATTTGGAGATTTACAATACCGTACGGTTGATTATAAAGCTAATGGTGTTCAAGCAAACCTGGTAGAGGATACGTTTAATTTTTTTAATCCAAAGACAGGATTGACTTTCGATATCAATGGGAATAATGCTTTGTACTTTTCGTATGCAAGAGCAAACAGAGAACCAAACAGAACTGATTATGAAGGCGGAAACGTAAAACCAGAAAAACTAAATGACTTTGAATTGGGTTGGAGATTCAACTCGGCCAAAGTGCAGTTGAATACCAATGTGTATTACATGGTCTATAAAGACCAATTGATATTGACAGGAAATCTAGATGATGTTGGTGCTCCAATACGTTCCAATAGCGAAAAAAGTTACCGTTTAGGACTAGAAGTTGATGCAACAATTGCATTGACAAATCAGTTGATTATTCGTCCAAATTTTACTTTGAGTGCGAATAAAAATTCGGATTTAGCGGTAGAAGGTCAGAATTATGGAACTACTGATATTGCGTATTCACCATCTATTATTGCAGGTAATATTTTGGTTTATACACCAGTGGAGAATCTTCATATTTCATGGTTGCAAAAATTCGTCGGGGAACAATACATGAATAACATCGAATTGCCTGCTGCTAGGTTGGCAGATTATTTTGTGAATGATTTGAATGTAGCTTATACTTTTAAACCAAAAACAATTTTCAAAGAGATTGTGTTAACAGGTTTAGTGAATAATTTTTTAGATAAGAAGTATGTTTCAAACGGTTACATGTATGATGTATATCCGTATTATTATCCACAAGCGGGAATTAATTTCCTTGCCGGTTTGACGCTGAAGTTTTAG
- a CDS encoding Rieske (2Fe-2S) protein produces MKKYLLLSIIIPFFFSCSDSGLNNSNPFIPNYSFSIDLNLNLATYSNLKFASNAVYISGTGARGVIVFNTGSGYNAFDAACPNQAISSCSTMTIDGINAVCGCDNKEYSLFTGQGSLQYPLKQYRVQVNGNMLRVYN; encoded by the coding sequence ATGAAAAAATACCTGCTACTTTCCATTATAATTCCTTTCTTTTTTTCATGTAGTGATTCCGGTCTAAACAACAGTAATCCATTTATTCCTAACTACTCTTTTTCTATAGATCTCAATCTAAATTTGGCTACCTATTCAAATCTTAAATTTGCAAGTAATGCTGTTTACATTTCTGGAACTGGTGCACGAGGAGTTATTGTTTTTAATACCGGCAGCGGTTACAATGCTTTTGATGCAGCATGTCCCAATCAAGCTATAAGTTCTTGCTCTACTATGACTATTGATGGAATAAATGCCGTTTGCGGGTGTGACAACAAAGAATACAGCTTATTTACTGGACAAGGGTCTTTACAATACCCTTTGAAACAATACCGAGTTCAGGTAAATGGAAATATGCTTCGAGTTTATAATTAA
- the greA gene encoding transcription elongation factor GreA: MSTVSYYTAEGLKKLREELDYLKSVMRPKASADIAEARDKGDLSENAEYDAAKEAQGMLEMRIAKLEEVHSNARLIDETHLDVSKVLVLSNVKIKNQTNGMEMKYTLVAESEADLKTGKISVTSPIGKGLLGKSVGEVAEITVPNGVLKFEILEISRD; this comes from the coding sequence ATGAGTACAGTATCGTATTACACCGCAGAAGGGTTGAAAAAGTTAAGAGAAGAGTTAGATTATTTAAAAAGCGTAATGCGTCCAAAAGCATCAGCAGATATAGCCGAAGCAAGAGATAAAGGAGATCTTTCTGAGAATGCTGAATACGATGCTGCTAAAGAAGCACAAGGAATGCTGGAAATGCGTATTGCCAAACTGGAAGAAGTGCATTCAAACGCCAGATTAATTGATGAAACCCATCTAGATGTGTCTAAAGTTTTGGTGTTGTCTAATGTAAAAATCAAAAACCAAACCAACGGAATGGAAATGAAATACACATTGGTTGCAGAAAGTGAAGCCGACCTTAAAACTGGGAAAATCTCTGTGACCTCACCTATTGGGAAAGGTTTGCTAGGAAAATCAGTAGGAGAAGTGGCAGAAATCACAGTGCCTAATGGAGTGTTGAAATTTGAAATTTTAGAAATTTCACGCGATTAA
- a CDS encoding HIT family protein: MSSIFTKIINGEIPCYKVAEDENFLAFLDVNPNAKGHTLCIPKQEINKIFEMDDDLYIGLMQFSKKIAVALEKTVPCKRIGMAVVGLEVPHTHVHLIPLNEMDEMRFQNKVTLSKDEFEALAERIKSNL; the protein is encoded by the coding sequence ATGTCAAGTATTTTTACTAAAATAATAAACGGCGAAATCCCGTGTTATAAAGTTGCAGAAGACGAAAATTTCTTAGCTTTTTTGGATGTAAATCCAAATGCAAAAGGACACACACTTTGTATTCCAAAACAAGAAATCAATAAGATTTTTGAGATGGATGATGATTTGTATATCGGGCTAATGCAGTTTTCTAAAAAAATAGCGGTCGCTCTTGAAAAAACGGTTCCATGCAAAAGAATCGGAATGGCAGTGGTGGGATTAGAAGTTCCTCATACACATGTTCATTTGATTCCATTGAATGAAATGGATGAAATGCGTTTTCAAAATAAAGTAACGTTGTCCAAAGACGAATTTGAAGCTTTGGCAGAACGTATTAAATCCAATTTATAA
- a CDS encoding transglutaminase domain-containing protein: MKNIYIVLFFFFTMLSFGQGNPGYVLIDAKMAAIPVNSTTSIEAIAKYINANFKTESDKIRAVFYWTASNISYDIPGMYDVNFNETVPEKIAKTLKTKKGVCIHYAVVFNALSQKIGLESYIIEGYTKQNGRISNLAHAWTAVKIDKKWFVFDPTWGAGYVNNGKFSKKINNSYFKVAPAAIIASHIPFDYLWQFLNYPITNSEFYEGQIQINKAKKYFDFEKEIASYNAMSEEDQLFVSAERIAKNGLKNAMILERYEGKKQQLTYLRQNTNIEKLNAIVNEMNQAVVLLNDFIYYRNNKFKPTFSDDEISSMIETPRAKLVKCQNDIYSVGPVGDKNASNVASIKASIGAALAQAEEHSLFVKNYLSKSKLVRKTMFSKVSWFGVPLN, from the coding sequence ATGAAAAACATTTATATCGTACTTTTTTTCTTTTTCACCATGCTGAGTTTTGGACAGGGTAATCCTGGATATGTTCTGATTGATGCTAAAATGGCTGCTATTCCAGTTAATTCAACAACTTCAATTGAAGCGATTGCCAAATATATTAATGCAAATTTCAAAACAGAATCAGATAAAATCAGGGCAGTTTTCTACTGGACAGCTTCCAATATCAGCTATGACATTCCTGGAATGTATGACGTAAATTTCAATGAAACAGTTCCAGAAAAAATTGCAAAAACGTTAAAAACTAAAAAAGGAGTGTGTATTCATTATGCTGTTGTTTTTAATGCCCTTTCCCAAAAAATAGGATTAGAATCTTACATAATCGAAGGATACACCAAGCAAAATGGGAGAATAAGTAACTTAGCGCACGCTTGGACCGCTGTAAAAATTGACAAAAAGTGGTTTGTATTTGATCCAACTTGGGGTGCCGGTTATGTGAATAATGGGAAATTTTCTAAAAAAATAAACAACAGTTATTTTAAGGTGGCTCCAGCTGCTATAATCGCTTCGCATATTCCGTTTGATTATTTATGGCAATTTTTGAATTATCCTATTACCAATAGTGAGTTTTACGAAGGTCAAATCCAAATCAACAAAGCAAAAAAATATTTCGATTTTGAAAAAGAAATCGCCAGTTACAACGCCATGTCAGAGGAAGATCAATTGTTTGTTTCTGCAGAAAGAATAGCTAAAAACGGTTTGAAAAATGCTATGATTCTCGAACGCTATGAAGGGAAAAAGCAACAATTGACTTATCTGCGACAAAATACCAATATTGAAAAATTGAATGCTATTGTGAATGAAATGAATCAGGCAGTAGTCTTGCTAAATGACTTTATTTATTACAGAAACAATAAATTCAAGCCTACTTTTTCAGATGATGAGATTAGTAGTATGATTGAAACACCAAGAGCAAAACTAGTCAAATGTCAGAACGATATTTACAGTGTTGGTCCAGTTGGTGATAAAAATGCATCTAATGTAGCGTCGATTAAAGCATCAATTGGAGCAGCTTTGGCACAAGCCGAAGAACACTCATTGTTTGTGAAAAATTATTTGAGTAAGTCTAAATTAGTCCGAAAAACGATGTTTTCTAAAGTGTCTTGGTTTGGCGTTCCTTTAAACTAA
- a CDS encoding sensor histidine kinase produces MQFSDRRNTTRWVIIFASFLIISLILWNTYTFFQIFKNEERLKMNLWAKAQKTLNNAGENTDVELPLQIFSNNTSIPIIVTENNRIINTVNIDDAIVKNDDKAKSFLSKLKNENEPIVIEYVPGKFQNLYYGNSALLNKLKYYPVALVLIIVLFGALVYNFYRSTKMATQNKLWAGMAKETAHQIGTPLSSLIGWVELLKSENVDESTTFEIEKDIERLQTITDRFSKIGSEPKLENKDIVAETLQSYDYLQSRFSKQIEFSFKAPKSPIMVSLNPTLHSWTIENLVKNAIDAMKGKGKLALEIEQEGDAVKINVSDTGSGIQKNQFKNIFEPGFTTKKRGWGLGLSLTKRIVEEYHKGTIKVLHSEIGKGTTMQVSFKKSTLV; encoded by the coding sequence ATGCAGTTTTCTGATAGAAGAAATACAACTCGTTGGGTTATTATTTTTGCATCGTTTTTAATCATTTCATTAATTCTCTGGAACACCTATACTTTTTTTCAAATCTTCAAAAATGAAGAACGATTGAAAATGAACCTTTGGGCAAAAGCTCAAAAAACACTTAACAATGCCGGTGAAAATACTGATGTGGAACTTCCACTTCAGATTTTCAGTAACAACACCTCAATTCCTATTATAGTTACTGAGAATAACCGCATCATAAACACCGTAAACATTGACGATGCTATTGTAAAAAATGACGACAAAGCCAAGAGTTTTTTATCCAAATTGAAAAACGAAAATGAACCAATAGTCATTGAATACGTTCCAGGAAAATTTCAAAATTTATATTATGGTAATTCCGCATTACTGAATAAACTGAAATATTATCCCGTTGCATTAGTGCTGATCATTGTGCTTTTTGGGGCGCTCGTTTATAATTTTTACAGAAGCACCAAAATGGCTACGCAAAACAAACTTTGGGCTGGTATGGCCAAAGAAACCGCACACCAAATAGGAACGCCACTTTCTTCATTGATTGGCTGGGTTGAACTCTTGAAATCTGAAAATGTGGATGAAAGCACCACATTTGAAATTGAAAAAGACATTGAGCGTTTGCAAACCATAACCGATCGTTTTTCTAAAATAGGATCGGAACCCAAATTAGAAAATAAAGACATCGTAGCAGAAACACTTCAGTCTTACGACTATTTGCAATCCCGATTTTCTAAACAAATTGAATTTTCGTTTAAAGCTCCAAAATCTCCTATTATGGTATCCCTCAATCCCACACTTCACAGCTGGACCATAGAAAACTTAGTGAAAAATGCTATCGATGCCATGAAAGGAAAAGGAAAATTAGCCCTAGAAATTGAGCAAGAAGGAGATGCTGTAAAAATTAACGTTTCCGATACGGGAAGCGGAATTCAAAAAAATCAATTCAAAAATATTTTTGAACCTGGTTTCACTACTAAAAAACGCGGATGGGGATTAGGTCTTTCATTGACCAAAAGAATCGTGGAAGAATACCACAAAGGAACGATTAAAGTACTGCATTCCGAAATTGGAAAAGGAACAACAATGCAAGTCAGTTTTAAAAAAAGTACTTTAGTTTAA
- a CDS encoding flavin reductase family protein, producing the protein MITIDPKSIETAKLQGYLQSSVGPRPIAFASTMDAKGNPNVSPFSFFNVFSANPPVLIFSPARRVRDNSIKHTLINAEATREVVINVVNYDMVQQISLASTEYADGVDEFIKSGLTPIASEVVKPFRVKESPVQFECKVTQIIPLGTEGGAGNLVLCEVLRIHIDESVLDENGAIDQHKIDLVSRLGGNWYSRSNQGLFEVPKPLSTLGIGVDAIPNFIKESPIFDGNDLGILGNVEALPTMEEVSIFVQQNFAVKGVLSSDDAEKVYLEAKKYLNANDVSSAWKVLLAEKKK; encoded by the coding sequence ATGATTACAATTGATCCCAAAAGTATCGAAACTGCAAAACTACAAGGGTATTTGCAAAGTTCTGTTGGGCCTAGACCCATAGCTTTTGCTAGTACAATGGACGCTAAGGGGAATCCTAATGTGTCGCCTTTTAGTTTCTTTAATGTGTTCAGTGCTAATCCGCCTGTTTTGATATTTTCGCCAGCAAGACGCGTTCGTGACAATTCAATAAAGCATACATTAATCAATGCCGAAGCGACTCGGGAAGTAGTGATTAATGTGGTCAATTATGATATGGTACAGCAAATTTCTCTGGCTAGTACAGAATATGCTGATGGCGTAGATGAGTTTATAAAATCTGGCTTGACGCCAATTGCTTCAGAGGTTGTAAAACCGTTTAGAGTAAAGGAATCACCAGTACAATTTGAATGCAAAGTCACTCAGATTATTCCACTGGGAACAGAAGGAGGAGCAGGAAATTTAGTGCTTTGCGAAGTTTTGAGAATTCATATTGACGAATCTGTTTTAGACGAAAACGGAGCGATTGATCAACATAAAATTGACTTAGTTTCTAGATTAGGAGGCAATTGGTATTCCAGGTCCAATCAAGGACTTTTTGAAGTTCCAAAACCCCTATCGACGTTAGGAATTGGGGTAGATGCGATTCCAAATTTTATAAAAGAAAGTCCTATTTTTGATGGAAACGATTTAGGTATTTTGGGGAATGTAGAAGCCTTGCCTACAATGGAAGAAGTTAGTATATTTGTACAGCAAAATTTCGCAGTGAAAGGAGTTTTAAGTTCCGATGATGCCGAAAAAGTGTATTTAGAAGCGAAAAAATATCTAAATGCTAATGATGTTTCCTCCGCATGGAAAGTCCTTTTGGCAGAGAAAAAAAAATAG
- a CDS encoding DUF3127 domain-containing protein → MEVTGKIKMIDQTKEVGSGGFKKRDVVVTTDEQYPQHILVQFVQDKCDLLNGFQVGEPVKIDINLRGREWTNPQGETVYFNTIQGWRIGKLQVETPSAAQMPPMPAAEAFAPATNLNEEEADDLPF, encoded by the coding sequence ATGGAAGTTACAGGAAAAATTAAAATGATTGATCAAACTAAAGAAGTTGGATCTGGAGGTTTCAAGAAAAGAGATGTTGTTGTGACAACAGATGAGCAATATCCTCAACATATTCTCGTTCAGTTTGTTCAGGACAAATGTGACTTATTGAACGGTTTTCAAGTAGGAGAGCCTGTAAAAATTGATATTAATTTAAGAGGTAGAGAATGGACAAATCCTCAAGGGGAAACAGTTTATTTCAATACGATCCAAGGATGGAGAATAGGAAAGTTACAAGTTGAAACTCCTTCTGCTGCACAAATGCCTCCAATGCCTGCTGCTGAAGCTTTTGCACCAGCAACAAACTTAAACGAAGAAGAGGCAGACGATTTGCCTTTCTAA
- the aat gene encoding leucyl/phenylalanyl-tRNA--protein transferase, whose protein sequence is MYYLSSALFFPPIDQANRDGILAIGGDLSPERLQLAYKSGIFPWFEDGEPIIWWSPNPRMVLFLDELIVSKSMRNILNRDSFKVTFNQNFREVISNCQKIKRDGQNGTWITNEMIDAYCNLHELGIAKSVEVWQNDTLVGGLYGIDLGHVFCGESMFSKVSNASKVAFIALVNQLKKEEYKLLDCQVYNPHLESLGCREIKRDDFMKILQGNN, encoded by the coding sequence ATGTATTATTTATCTTCAGCCTTATTTTTTCCTCCTATTGACCAAGCCAATCGCGATGGAATTTTAGCCATAGGAGGCGATTTGTCCCCAGAACGATTACAACTAGCATACAAAAGCGGTATTTTTCCTTGGTTTGAAGATGGAGAACCCATTATATGGTGGTCACCAAATCCAAGAATGGTTTTATTTCTGGATGAATTAATCGTTTCCAAAAGCATGCGAAACATTCTGAATAGAGATAGTTTCAAAGTAACATTCAATCAGAATTTCAGGGAAGTAATTTCAAATTGTCAAAAGATAAAACGTGACGGTCAAAACGGCACTTGGATTACTAATGAAATGATTGATGCCTATTGTAACCTTCACGAATTAGGCATAGCAAAATCAGTTGAGGTTTGGCAAAATGACACCTTAGTAGGTGGCTTGTATGGCATCGATTTAGGTCATGTTTTTTGTGGAGAAAGTATGTTTTCTAAAGTATCAAATGCTTCTAAAGTGGCTTTCATTGCCTTGGTAAACCAATTAAAAAAAGAAGAGTACAAACTGCTGGATTGTCAGGTTTATAATCCGCATTTGGAAAGTTTAGGTTGTCGTGAAATAAAGCGTGATGATTTTATGAAAATTCTTCAAGGAAATAATTAG
- a CDS encoding DNA-3-methyladenine glycosylase I, translating into MIIDDKPRCGWCTSSALYKKYHDEEWGVPVYDDATLFEFLLLETFQAGLSWITILNKRENFRAAFDQFDYKKIAEYTDEKILDLLQDAGIIRNKLKVYSAVTNAQAFLKIQEEFGSFSSYIWKFTDGKPIQNNRQSLKEVPATTPLSDAISKDLKKRGFKFVGSTVVYAHMQATGMVDDHVTSCWKKQ; encoded by the coding sequence ATGATAATAGACGACAAACCTCGATGTGGCTGGTGTACTTCTAGCGCTTTATATAAAAAATACCATGATGAAGAATGGGGTGTTCCCGTGTATGATGATGCGACTTTATTTGAGTTTTTGCTTTTGGAAACGTTTCAGGCTGGACTAAGCTGGATTACTATTTTAAACAAAAGAGAAAATTTTAGAGCCGCCTTTGATCAATTTGACTACAAAAAAATCGCTGAATACACCGATGAAAAAATTCTCGATTTATTGCAAGATGCCGGTATTATTCGGAACAAACTCAAAGTGTATTCGGCCGTTACTAATGCACAAGCGTTTCTAAAAATCCAAGAGGAATTTGGTAGTTTTTCTAGCTATATTTGGAAATTTACTGATGGTAAACCCATACAAAACAACCGACAATCCTTGAAAGAAGTCCCTGCTACCACACCACTTTCTGATGCAATTAGTAAAGATTTAAAAAAACGTGGCTTTAAATTTGTAGGTTCTACAGTGGTTTATGCACACATGCAAGCCACTGGAATGGTAGACGATCACGTGACGAGTTGCTGGAAAAAACAGTAA
- a CDS encoding queuosine precursor transporter, which translates to MFKTKKELVFVILAGIFITNAVTAELIGGKLIQIGPFVISIGILPWPIVFLTTDLINEYFGEKGVKKLSLITAGLIAYAFILLFLAISIPAAKGISPVNDEQFFAVFGQSMWIIVGSIIAFLVSQLIDVTVFWFFKNKTGNNKIWLRATGSTVISQLFDSFIVLGIAFWLPGKINFDTFLTSALTGYTFKLGIAILLTPLIYLGHYLIKNYLASEKQ; encoded by the coding sequence ATGTTTAAAACCAAAAAAGAGCTCGTATTTGTTATTCTCGCAGGAATCTTTATTACTAATGCTGTCACGGCTGAATTAATAGGTGGAAAACTGATACAAATAGGTCCATTTGTAATAAGCATCGGGATTTTGCCTTGGCCCATCGTTTTCTTGACTACTGATTTAATCAATGAGTATTTTGGCGAAAAGGGTGTTAAAAAACTATCCTTGATTACAGCTGGATTGATAGCTTATGCTTTTATACTCTTGTTTTTAGCCATAAGTATTCCCGCCGCAAAAGGCATCAGCCCTGTGAATGATGAACAGTTCTTTGCCGTTTTTGGGCAAAGTATGTGGATTATTGTAGGGAGTATTATCGCTTTTCTAGTTTCGCAATTGATTGATGTGACTGTCTTTTGGTTTTTTAAAAATAAAACGGGAAACAACAAAATTTGGCTTAGAGCTACCGGTTCTACTGTTATTTCTCAATTATTCGATTCTTTTATTGTACTTGGAATCGCTTTTTGGTTGCCCGGGAAAATAAATTTCGACACGTTCCTTACTTCCGCATTGACGGGTTATACGTTTAAACTCGGTATCGCAATTCTCTTGACTCCGCTGATCTACTTAGGTCACTATTTAATAAAAAACTATTTAGCCTCTGAAAAACAATGA
- the tsf gene encoding translation elongation factor Ts has product MATITAADVNKLRQTTGAGMMDCKKALVEADGDFDKAIQNLREKGQKVAANRSDRESSEGAAVSFINADKTKGAIITLNCETDFVGKNESFVSLAKELVEKAINFSSKEEFLASDFNGMTVAEKLIEQTGVIGEKIEIGGFEILEGAFVGSYVHVNKIAALTAISAAVANAEVLTKDISMQVASMGADTLSYKDFDPSFVASELAARIAIIEKENEEAKRLGKTLKNVPKYISYSQLTEEVLKQAEEDAKAELKAEGKPEQIWDKIIPGKVLRFISDNTTLDQEKALLDQNFIKDDSKKVGDYVKEFKVEITGFKRAALG; this is encoded by the coding sequence ATGGCAACAATTACTGCTGCAGATGTAAATAAATTAAGACAAACTACAGGTGCCGGAATGATGGACTGTAAAAAAGCTTTAGTTGAAGCTGATGGAGATTTCGATAAAGCTATACAAAACCTTAGAGAAAAAGGACAAAAAGTTGCTGCTAACCGTTCTGACCGTGAGTCTAGCGAAGGAGCTGCTGTTTCTTTTATCAATGCTGACAAAACTAAAGGAGCTATCATCACTTTAAATTGTGAAACAGATTTCGTAGGTAAAAATGAATCTTTCGTTTCTTTAGCTAAAGAATTAGTTGAAAAAGCGATTAACTTCTCTTCTAAAGAAGAATTTTTAGCGTCAGATTTCAACGGTATGACTGTTGCTGAGAAATTGATCGAGCAAACAGGTGTTATTGGAGAGAAAATCGAAATCGGTGGTTTTGAAATTTTAGAAGGTGCTTTTGTTGGATCTTATGTTCACGTTAACAAAATTGCTGCATTAACTGCTATTTCTGCTGCTGTAGCTAACGCAGAAGTTCTTACTAAAGATATCTCTATGCAAGTTGCATCAATGGGAGCTGATACATTATCTTACAAAGATTTTGACCCATCTTTCGTTGCTTCTGAACTTGCTGCTCGTATTGCTATAATCGAAAAAGAAAATGAAGAAGCAAAACGTTTAGGAAAAACGTTGAAAAATGTTCCTAAATATATTTCTTACTCTCAATTAACGGAAGAAGTTTTAAAACAAGCTGAAGAAGATGCTAAAGCGGAACTAAAAGCTGAAGGTAAACCAGAACAAATTTGGGACAAAATTATTCCTGGAAAAGTACTGCGTTTCATCTCTGACAACACTACTTTAGATCAAGAAAAAGCTTTATTGGATCAAAACTTCATCAAAGATGACAGTAAAAAAGTTGGTGACTATGTTAAAGAATTCAAAGTTGAAATTACAGGTTTCAAAAGAGCTGCTTTAGGATAA